In a genomic window of Sutcliffiella sp. FSL R7-0096:
- a CDS encoding asparaginase, giving the protein MKKKIMIIHTGGTISMSEDEQTGAVSPGERNPLTTIPLVVDSHVEIESHELFNLPSPHITTKHMLELSTFIDHQAVENAVEGFVITHGTDTLEETAFFLDLTVQTRVPIVLTGAMRSSNEIGSDGPYNLLASVKVAASEEARNKGVLVVLNDEVHTAKNVTKTHTSNIATFQSPQYGPIGIVTKRGAFFHHSPVAEDKYLVKAVSKNVMLLKAYAGMDSSIFHSLKDMKIDGVVLEALGQGNIPPTAVDGIKALRDADIPVVMVSRCFNGIVQDIYGYEGGGRKLKELGVIFSNGLNGQKARIKLMVALESTRDTSELQLLFLR; this is encoded by the coding sequence ATGAAAAAGAAAATAATGATCATCCACACAGGTGGTACAATCTCTATGTCTGAGGATGAACAGACCGGTGCAGTTTCACCAGGAGAAAGAAACCCTTTGACAACCATTCCTTTGGTTGTGGATTCTCATGTCGAAATCGAAAGTCATGAGCTATTCAACCTTCCTTCTCCACATATTACCACTAAACATATGCTTGAGCTTTCAACGTTCATCGACCACCAGGCTGTCGAGAACGCAGTTGAAGGTTTCGTAATCACGCATGGAACAGACACGTTGGAGGAAACAGCTTTTTTCCTCGATCTAACTGTCCAAACAAGAGTTCCAATTGTCTTGACAGGGGCGATGCGTTCGAGTAATGAAATTGGATCAGACGGTCCTTATAACCTCCTCGCATCGGTAAAAGTAGCTGCAAGTGAGGAAGCCCGAAACAAAGGTGTCCTCGTTGTACTTAATGACGAGGTACACACAGCAAAGAACGTGACAAAGACACATACTTCTAATATTGCCACATTCCAAAGCCCCCAGTATGGCCCTATCGGAATCGTGACAAAAAGAGGCGCGTTTTTTCACCATTCCCCTGTTGCAGAGGATAAGTACCTTGTGAAGGCAGTATCCAAAAATGTGATGTTATTGAAAGCATATGCAGGGATGGATTCAAGTATATTTCACTCGTTAAAAGACATGAAGATCGATGGAGTCGTTTTGGAAGCGCTTGGACAAGGTAACATACCACCTACAGCAGTGGATGGGATCAAAGCCCTTAGAGATGCAGATATTCCTGTGGTGATGGTATCCCGTTGCTTCAATGGAATAGTACAGGATATTTACGGCTATGAGGGAGGCGGCCGTAAATTGAAGGAATTAGGAGTAATTTTCTCCAATGGCCTAAATGGTCAAAAGGCTCGAATCAAACTGATGGTAGCACTTGAAAGCACCAGGGATACGTCGGAGTTACAGCTGCTGTTTTTAAGGTAA
- a CDS encoding YpdA family putative bacillithiol disulfide reductase, producing MINRDAIIVGGGPCGLSAAIALQDAGLSPLVIEKGNIVNAIYNYPTHQTFFSSSEKLEIGEVPFITENRKPVRIQALTYYREVVKRKKIEVNAFELVERVEKLEDGTFVVHTSKQKYATSHVVIATGYYDNHNKLEVPGAELDKVSHYFKEGHPYFDKHVAVIGGKNSSVDAALELVKADAHVTVIYRGETYSPSVKPWILPEFEALVRNGTIRMEFESNVTRITEKELSFVNKDGQEQTIHNDHVFAMIGYHPDHSFLTEMGVGIDEESGRPIFNEETMETNVKGIFIAGVIAAGNNANEIFIENGRFHGGMIAECIKGRSWTFKEK from the coding sequence GTGATAAACAGAGATGCCATCATAGTGGGAGGCGGTCCATGCGGATTGTCGGCAGCGATAGCCCTGCAGGATGCGGGATTATCCCCACTTGTCATAGAAAAAGGAAATATTGTAAATGCAATCTATAACTACCCCACCCATCAGACCTTCTTCAGCTCAAGCGAAAAGCTTGAAATAGGGGAAGTACCTTTTATCACGGAAAATAGAAAGCCCGTCAGAATACAGGCCTTAACCTATTATCGGGAAGTAGTTAAAAGAAAAAAGATTGAAGTGAACGCTTTTGAACTGGTGGAGCGGGTAGAAAAACTCGAGGATGGCACTTTCGTTGTGCATACTTCAAAACAAAAATATGCAACCAGTCATGTAGTGATTGCAACTGGATATTATGATAATCACAATAAATTGGAAGTGCCTGGCGCGGAATTGGATAAGGTCTCTCATTATTTTAAGGAAGGCCATCCTTATTTTGATAAACACGTAGCGGTGATCGGCGGTAAAAATTCTAGTGTGGATGCAGCATTGGAACTCGTAAAGGCCGATGCACACGTCACCGTTATTTATCGAGGAGAAACCTACTCACCTAGCGTCAAACCATGGATCCTTCCGGAGTTTGAAGCCCTTGTTCGTAATGGGACCATTCGAATGGAATTTGAATCAAATGTGACTCGAATTACAGAGAAAGAACTATCTTTTGTTAATAAGGATGGGCAGGAGCAGACCATTCATAATGATCATGTGTTTGCCATGATTGGCTATCATCCGGATCATTCCTTTCTGACTGAAATGGGAGTTGGAATTGATGAAGAGTCGGGACGTCCTATCTTCAACGAAGAAACAATGGAAACCAATGTGAAGGGAATCTTTATTGCTGGTGTCATTGCCGCTGGAAATAATGCAAATGAGATTTTTATTGAAAACGGCCGGTTTCATGGTGGAATGATTGCGGAGTGTATTAAGGGTAGAAGTTGGACTTTTAAGGAGAAATAA
- a CDS encoding Glu/Leu/Phe/Val dehydrogenase has protein sequence MVAEKSNEKKNSIEEKLDVLKSTQVVIHKALERLGYPEEVYELLKEPMRMLTVKIPVRMDDGSVKIFTGYRAQHNDAVGPTKGGIRFHPNVSEKEVKALSIWMSLKCGIVDLPYGGGKGGIVCDPREMSFRELERLSRGYVRAISQIVGPTKDIPAPDVFTNSQIMAWMMDEYSRIDEFNSPGFITGKPLVLGGSHGRESATAKGVTICIREAAKKKGINIEGARVVVQGFGNAGSYLSKFMHDAGAKVVGISDAYGGLYDPNGLDIDYLLDRRDSFGTVTKLFNNTISNKELLELECDILVPAAIENQITEENAHNIRAKIVVEAANGPTTIEGTQILTDRGILLVPDVLASAGGVTVSYFEWVQNNQGYYWTEEEVEEKLEKVMVKSFNNVYDTSQSRRVDMRLSAYMVGARKMAEASRFRGWI, from the coding sequence ATGGTAGCCGAAAAAAGCAATGAAAAAAAGAATTCTATTGAAGAGAAGTTGGATGTATTAAAATCAACACAAGTTGTTATACATAAAGCCTTGGAGAGGTTAGGCTATCCTGAAGAAGTATATGAGCTGCTAAAAGAACCTATGCGCATGTTAACGGTGAAGATTCCGGTAAGGATGGATGATGGATCTGTCAAAATTTTCACTGGTTATCGTGCCCAACATAATGATGCTGTAGGACCGACTAAAGGTGGAATCCGTTTTCATCCCAATGTTTCTGAAAAAGAAGTGAAGGCACTGTCCATCTGGATGAGTTTGAAATGTGGAATTGTAGACCTTCCATACGGTGGAGGGAAAGGCGGTATCGTCTGTGATCCACGTGAAATGTCTTTTAGGGAATTGGAAAGATTAAGTCGTGGTTACGTTCGTGCAATCAGCCAGATTGTTGGACCTACAAAGGATATCCCTGCTCCGGACGTCTTTACCAACTCACAAATCATGGCTTGGATGATGGACGAATATAGCCGAATCGATGAATTTAACTCTCCTGGATTTATTACAGGGAAACCACTAGTACTAGGTGGATCGCATGGAAGAGAATCGGCAACAGCAAAAGGGGTTACCATCTGCATCCGTGAAGCTGCCAAGAAAAAAGGCATAAATATCGAAGGTGCACGAGTCGTGGTTCAAGGGTTTGGTAATGCAGGAAGTTACCTGTCTAAATTCATGCACGATGCAGGGGCAAAGGTAGTTGGAATTTCCGATGCTTACGGTGGACTATATGATCCGAATGGCCTGGACATAGATTATCTACTTGACCGCAGAGACAGTTTCGGAACTGTTACGAAGCTATTCAACAACACGATTTCTAATAAAGAACTGTTGGAGCTAGAGTGTGACATTCTTGTTCCTGCAGCGATTGAAAATCAGATTACTGAAGAGAACGCTCACAATATCCGTGCAAAAATTGTGGTAGAAGCTGCGAATGGGCCGACTACCATTGAAGGAACGCAAATATTGACTGATCGTGGTATCCTACTTGTTCCTGATGTGCTTGCAAGTGCAGGCGGAGTGACAGTATCCTACTTTGAGTGGGTGCAGAACAACCAAGGTTACTACTGGACAGAAGAGGAAGTAGAAGAAAAGCTTGAAAAAGTGATGGTCAAGTCGTTCAACAATGTATATGACACATCACAAAGCCGACGTGTGGATATGAGACTTTCCGCTTATATGGTCGGTGCACGTAAAATGGCCGAAGCTTCACGCTTCAGAGGCTGGATTTAA
- a CDS encoding genetic competence negative regulator has protein sequence MRLERLNYNKIKIFLTFDDLEDRGLTKEDLWKDSQKVHQLFRDMIDEASAELGFEVSGSLNVEVYALQAQGMVVIVTSTEQEELEEEFNDEYIEMQVTVDESQELFYVFESFDHLIDLAKRLQAFHIHGGTIYSHDRMFYLLLLEGDVDLMMEMDTLIALLSEYGTPSTMTTHRVEEYGKKLLENHAMEQLNKYFN, from the coding sequence ATGCGGCTGGAACGATTAAACTACAACAAGATAAAGATATTCCTCACATTTGATGACTTGGAAGATCGCGGGTTAACAAAAGAGGACCTATGGAAGGATTCGCAAAAGGTTCATCAGCTGTTTCGAGACATGATTGATGAGGCTAGCGCGGAGTTGGGATTTGAAGTAAGCGGTTCGTTGAACGTAGAAGTCTATGCACTCCAGGCACAAGGGATGGTTGTCATTGTGACTTCCACCGAGCAGGAAGAATTGGAAGAAGAGTTCAACGATGAATATATAGAGATGCAAGTTACGGTGGATGAAAGTCAGGAACTGTTTTATGTATTCGAGTCCTTTGACCATCTTATTGATTTAGCAAAAAGACTTCAAGCTTTTCATATCCATGGAGGTACCATCTATTCCCATGACCGGATGTTCTACTTGCTGTTATTGGAGGGGGATGTGGACCTCATGATGGAGATGGACACTTTGATTGCCTTGTTATCCGAATATGGCACGCCATCTACCATGACTACTCATCGTGTGGAGGAATATGGGAAGAAATTATTGGAAAATCATGCCATGGAGCAATTAAATAAGTACTTTAATTAA
- a CDS encoding MerR family transcriptional regulator, with protein sequence MSTNEGKYNIKAASKMLGIQPGTLRAWERRYQIIAPVRNESGHRLYTEEHIRILKWLIQKVNKGFTISQAVSLFEKNNQTFLETEHTYTEDMSTELLNQLMEALLQFNEGQAHELMDKIFSLYSVEKVLIDILGTLLVKIGDMWEKDEISSAHEHFASAFLRSRIGMILHGLPVNGFLPKTVSVCGPGEWHELGLLIYTLFVRRKGFETVYLGTSIADDDIHIVLKEIDPKFLFLSCTLSVNLPKTLEMVTELKQQYPSLIIGLGGTAVDKMSENKKREFYDHLIGSSMKDWEDWLRVRMN encoded by the coding sequence ATGTCAACTAATGAAGGTAAGTACAATATTAAAGCAGCCTCAAAAATGCTGGGTATCCAGCCAGGAACATTACGAGCGTGGGAGAGAAGATATCAAATTATTGCTCCGGTCAGAAATGAGTCTGGACATCGCTTGTACACGGAAGAACATATTAGGATACTCAAATGGTTAATCCAGAAAGTGAACAAAGGCTTCACCATCAGTCAAGCCGTTTCACTGTTCGAAAAGAACAATCAAACTTTTCTGGAAACGGAACATACATATACGGAAGATATGTCCACTGAATTACTTAATCAATTAATGGAAGCTCTTTTGCAGTTCAATGAAGGGCAAGCTCATGAATTGATGGATAAGATTTTTAGTTTATACTCGGTTGAGAAAGTGCTGATTGATATTCTGGGAACATTGCTCGTTAAGATAGGTGATATGTGGGAGAAGGATGAAATTTCAAGTGCCCACGAACATTTTGCCTCTGCATTTCTGCGCTCACGGATTGGGATGATTCTTCACGGATTACCGGTAAACGGCTTCCTTCCTAAAACGGTGTCGGTATGTGGACCAGGAGAGTGGCATGAACTCGGGTTACTTATATATACGCTATTTGTTAGAAGAAAAGGGTTTGAAACGGTCTATCTTGGTACAAGTATCGCAGATGATGATATCCATATCGTCCTAAAAGAGATTGATCCGAAATTTCTATTTTTGTCTTGTACCCTTTCCGTCAATCTGCCTAAAACATTGGAAATGGTGACAGAGCTGAAACAGCAATATCCGTCGCTAATCATTGGACTTGGAGGTACAGCAGTCGATAAAATGTCAGAAAACAAAAAAAGGGAATTTTATGATCACCTCATTGGAAGTTCGATGAAAGATTGGGAAGACTGGTTGCGGGTAAGGATGAATTAA
- a CDS encoding metallophosphoesterase, protein MVWSLFGVLAAFGAALLLYMYRQANQENIVEQTLAFPEFPSSLGKVRIFFISDIHRRKIDPDFIKRVKNIDLVVIGGDLTENKVPFDQVEENIKQLKKLGIVFYVWGNNDYEVEHHELDSLLLHHGVKILDNKSYLFESEVGDKLEILGVDDLVHERDRLDVALEETSVDSFKILVSHEPEIVEKFTEKEGISLVLSGHTHGGQIRIFGFGPHEKGRITHLPYTTLLVSNGFGTSLVPLRLGAPPETHILTITTREG, encoded by the coding sequence ATGGTTTGGAGTTTATTTGGGGTTCTTGCTGCTTTTGGGGCAGCACTTCTTTTATACATGTACCGTCAGGCTAACCAAGAAAATATAGTAGAACAGACACTTGCATTCCCTGAGTTTCCAAGCAGCTTAGGGAAGGTCAGGATTTTCTTCATTTCCGACATTCATAGGAGGAAAATTGATCCGGATTTTATAAAAAGAGTTAAAAACATAGATTTGGTGGTCATTGGTGGTGACCTGACAGAAAACAAGGTCCCGTTTGATCAGGTAGAGGAGAATATCAAGCAACTGAAAAAATTAGGCATCGTCTTTTATGTATGGGGTAACAATGACTATGAAGTCGAGCATCATGAATTGGATTCCCTCCTATTGCATCATGGAGTAAAGATACTGGATAACAAAAGCTATTTGTTTGAAAGTGAAGTGGGAGATAAGCTAGAGATTTTAGGGGTGGACGATTTAGTGCATGAAAGAGATCGTCTCGATGTGGCTTTGGAGGAAACAAGCGTGGACAGTTTCAAGATCTTGGTAAGTCATGAACCTGAAATCGTGGAGAAATTCACTGAAAAAGAGGGAATCAGCCTGGTATTAAGTGGACATACCCATGGAGGGCAAATTCGAATTTTCGGATTTGGTCCACATGAGAAAGGGAGGATTACACACTTACCATACACAACTCTTTTGGTCAGTAATGGTTTTGGAACGTCGTTGGTTCCACTTCGTTTAGGGGCTCCACCGGAAACACATATCCTCACCATTACCACTAGAGAAGGATGA
- a CDS encoding DUF2663 family protein has translation MEPEIKMLNHHTDEATKQTLQLLVNKKRKQDTFKKREWRWRMFCCVTVGLFLAYVYFYIFHQSPAYSVSISYFFDRSVHFWIVMFIAFQLGMIKYLLYKKDKAEKEYHDLRKEMVKRSDDYWSKPADWKQRHQVFDMMKREFDINLYHETK, from the coding sequence ATGGAGCCGGAAATTAAAATGCTGAACCATCATACAGATGAAGCGACAAAACAGACATTGCAGCTGTTGGTTAATAAAAAACGGAAGCAGGACACCTTCAAAAAACGAGAGTGGAGGTGGAGGATGTTCTGTTGTGTTACGGTAGGACTTTTTTTGGCATATGTATACTTTTACATTTTCCATCAGTCCCCTGCCTATTCTGTAAGCATCTCCTATTTTTTTGATCGTTCAGTACATTTCTGGATTGTTATGTTCATCGCTTTTCAGCTGGGGATGATTAAATACCTTCTTTATAAAAAAGACAAGGCGGAGAAAGAATATCATGACTTGCGAAAAGAAATGGTGAAAAGAAGTGATGATTATTGGTCCAAACCTGCCGATTGGAAACAAAGGCATCAAGTTTTTGATATGATGAAAAGGGAATTTGATATTAATTTGTATCATGAAACGAAGTGA
- a CDS encoding LysM peptidoglycan-binding domain-containing protein produces the protein MNDNKGLDQADGLREEVQKETNKLPSRSELHAHKRNSNTKWKLNFPFVRLVGVLFLLIPISILAIHFNDKDSSFLDKIFTPPVKNVESISISKNVSADTAANKESEKEIPATDRVSIMETDKEQVAEGEDGKETSGPGKTIEKEEVTAASPPVETSTSGGMETEETPETTVTEEQSNVQYVEHVVQESENLFRISMKYFSSREGERIISDYNNLVNDQVNVGQKLLIPINR, from the coding sequence ATGAATGATAATAAAGGGTTGGATCAAGCAGACGGGCTAAGGGAGGAAGTCCAAAAAGAAACTAACAAGCTACCTTCAAGAAGTGAACTGCACGCTCATAAACGAAACTCGAATACTAAATGGAAGCTGAATTTTCCTTTTGTCCGGTTAGTAGGTGTACTGTTTCTTCTGATACCTATCAGCATTTTGGCAATCCATTTTAATGACAAGGATTCCAGTTTCCTCGACAAAATCTTTACGCCACCAGTGAAGAATGTGGAATCCATCTCCATCTCGAAAAATGTCTCAGCTGACACCGCGGCAAACAAAGAGAGTGAAAAAGAAATTCCTGCAACAGATCGAGTTTCCATTATGGAGACGGACAAAGAACAGGTAGCTGAAGGGGAAGATGGCAAGGAAACAAGCGGACCAGGGAAGACAATAGAAAAAGAAGAGGTGACCGCAGCTAGCCCTCCTGTGGAAACAAGCACTTCTGGTGGTATGGAAACAGAAGAAACCCCAGAAACGACGGTTACAGAAGAACAGTCTAATGTGCAATATGTAGAACATGTAGTTCAAGAAAGTGAAAACCTCTTCCGCATTTCCATGAAGTATTTCAGCAGCAGGGAAGGCGAAAGAATAATCAGTGATTATAATAATCTTGTCAATGATCAGGTAAATGTAGGCCAGAAACTGCTTATTCCGATTAATAGGTAG
- a CDS encoding CPBP family intramembrane glutamic endopeptidase, with protein MKNRQAEMIKDMSPKELLFHLYLSQLAFLVIGVILAFILFDNIASFLRILSWKPLEVLVIGTLVGIGVVGIDLLLMKWLPRDLFDDGGINEKMFQTRSVPHIFLLAIFISTAEEFLFRGVIQTHFGIWVASIVFALLHIRYLHKWVLFLSVVILSFLLGYLYEATGSLFVTIWAHFLIDVLLALKIRYDYVKIEDHEKGRSGENE; from the coding sequence GTGAAAAATAGACAAGCTGAAATGATTAAAGATATGAGCCCAAAAGAGCTCCTATTCCATCTATACCTATCCCAGTTGGCATTCTTGGTTATCGGGGTGATTCTTGCTTTTATCCTATTCGACAACATTGCTTCCTTCCTTAGGATACTGTCCTGGAAACCGTTAGAAGTCTTGGTAATCGGGACGTTAGTGGGCATAGGCGTTGTTGGTATTGACCTGTTATTGATGAAGTGGCTACCGAGGGATCTTTTCGACGACGGTGGCATCAACGAAAAGATGTTCCAGACCAGAAGTGTCCCTCATATTTTTTTACTGGCAATATTTATTTCAACAGCGGAAGAATTCTTGTTCCGAGGAGTTATTCAAACACATTTTGGAATTTGGGTCGCAAGTATCGTTTTCGCACTGCTACATATTAGATATTTGCACAAATGGGTATTATTCCTCTCCGTTGTTATATTAAGCTTTTTACTCGGATACCTCTATGAAGCGACAGGAAGTCTATTTGTCACAATATGGGCGCATTTTCTGATTGATGTATTACTCGCATTAAAGATTAGATATGACTACGTGAAAATTGAAGACCATGAAAAGGGCAGGAGTGGGGAAAATGAATGA
- a CDS encoding ATP-dependent DNA helicase RecQ has product MSLENLLKAKTGFSSFKNGQKEIMEDVLDYKDVIALLPTGGGKSLCYQLPGYVLEGAVLIVSPLLSLMEDQVQQLRASGEKSVVALNSFLSFSERERLLSLDLHRYKFIFISPEMLQVERWIKKLQSIQIGLFVVDEAHCVSQWGHDFRTDYLKLGKVKESLGGPPSLALTATATRNVIKDIHTFLNMTSPSLHINSVDRPNIAMKVEYLPNNQEKKERLLELLQSLRSPGIVYFSSRTKTEAICRYLQDNGITRIAYYHAGLTQEQRVLIQQQFLMNQLDIICCTSAFGMGINKSNVSFVIHYHQPTQLEAYVQEIGRAGRGGNRSIAILLKSKEDATLPEFIIENELPDPAWISYTVHELVASYGELTDLARVSVREWMENAPEEESHWRYLSYQINEFIKKQGCLSYKTIKDCIAFILAHMEERTTVKRNKLEDFNLWTSTSLCRRKGILRYFDEELISTPVPCCDVCGLDMDYFKGEKRNLSEGKDMSLSWQGLLKNIFWQEVEK; this is encoded by the coding sequence ATGAGTCTAGAAAATCTGTTAAAAGCTAAAACCGGCTTTTCATCCTTCAAAAATGGCCAAAAAGAAATAATGGAAGATGTGCTCGATTACAAAGACGTCATCGCACTTCTTCCTACCGGCGGAGGGAAATCCCTTTGTTATCAGCTTCCGGGATATGTATTAGAAGGGGCGGTCCTGATAGTTTCTCCCTTATTATCCTTAATGGAAGACCAAGTGCAACAACTGAGGGCCAGTGGGGAGAAAAGTGTGGTTGCGCTTAATTCCTTTTTGTCATTCTCAGAGAGAGAACGGCTGTTGTCCCTCGACCTGCATAGGTACAAATTCATTTTTATATCGCCTGAAATGCTCCAAGTGGAAAGATGGATCAAAAAGCTGCAATCTATCCAAATCGGTCTGTTTGTAGTCGATGAAGCCCATTGTGTTTCGCAATGGGGACACGACTTCCGCACGGATTATCTGAAATTGGGGAAGGTAAAGGAATCACTGGGAGGGCCGCCGAGTTTGGCACTTACCGCAACAGCCACTAGAAACGTTATCAAGGATATTCATACGTTTTTAAATATGACTTCCCCTTCCCTTCATATCAATTCAGTGGACAGGCCAAACATCGCGATGAAGGTAGAGTACCTTCCCAACAACCAAGAAAAGAAAGAAAGGCTGTTGGAACTGCTACAATCTCTCAGGTCCCCTGGAATTGTCTATTTTTCAAGTAGAACAAAAACAGAAGCGATTTGTAGATACCTTCAAGATAACGGTATAACACGTATTGCCTATTATCATGCAGGCTTGACTCAGGAACAGCGGGTCTTGATCCAGCAGCAGTTTCTGATGAATCAGCTAGATATTATCTGCTGTACAAGTGCTTTCGGAATGGGAATCAATAAAAGCAATGTAAGTTTTGTCATCCATTATCATCAACCAACACAACTTGAGGCATATGTGCAGGAAATTGGGCGTGCAGGAAGGGGTGGCAACAGAAGCATTGCCATTTTATTAAAAAGCAAGGAAGATGCGACGCTACCGGAATTCATTATTGAAAATGAACTTCCTGACCCTGCTTGGATTTCTTACACAGTGCATGAACTGGTTGCTTCATATGGGGAACTCACTGATTTGGCCAGAGTCTCAGTAAGAGAATGGATGGAAAATGCCCCCGAGGAGGAATCCCATTGGAGGTACCTTTCCTACCAAATAAATGAGTTCATTAAGAAGCAAGGGTGCCTATCATACAAGACAATTAAAGATTGCATTGCATTCATTCTTGCCCACATGGAAGAACGCACAACAGTGAAACGAAACAAATTGGAAGATTTTAACCTTTGGACTTCAACATCTCTGTGCAGAAGAAAGGGTATCCTCCGCTATTTTGATGAAGAATTAATTTCTACTCCTGTTCCATGTTGTGATGTTTGTGGCTTGGATATGGATTATTTTAAAGGGGAAAAAAGGAACTTGTCCGAGGGAAAGGATATGTCCCTTTCTTGGCAGGGTCTTTTGAAAAATATATTTTGGCAGGAAGTTGAAAAGTGA
- a CDS encoding helix-turn-helix domain-containing protein, protein MLRGKKSSQTIQDANIFSLGFLYGLFPELNRNFLLENMEALATQGLIEEIQTEHYIITETGKDKLSEYGKVYPFPSYLDGFSYKEKSKHFWKRYSLLVQTLSNLAGKESSFLPIQYEDSVQRWVKSHLFQQKGRLKAQLMNDLYHETNQHLQQVTTKQATVFTLMLTGHRQVGRTAEQIARLLHTDPFWVEVEFQAVLHYIMSNLEKEESKGTYPTLYSICRDLLVRPKLTETTQKTLKLLNKGLSLLDIAQLRRLKVSTIEDHIVEIALHSEQFSIEPYIEKEKISEIVKVIQKLHTHQLRRIKERLTNQDITYFQIRLVLTRMGDGDESRKSVKS, encoded by the coding sequence TTGCTTAGAGGGAAGAAATCCTCTCAAACGATACAAGATGCCAACATCTTTTCATTGGGTTTTCTATATGGTCTTTTTCCGGAATTGAATCGAAACTTTCTGTTAGAAAACATGGAAGCTTTGGCAACACAAGGTCTTATTGAAGAGATTCAGACAGAACATTATATTATAACGGAAACAGGGAAAGACAAATTATCCGAATACGGTAAAGTGTATCCTTTCCCCTCCTATTTGGATGGCTTTTCATATAAGGAAAAAAGCAAACACTTTTGGAAGAGGTACTCTTTACTTGTTCAGACTCTATCCAACTTAGCTGGGAAGGAAAGTTCCTTCCTGCCGATTCAGTATGAGGATTCCGTACAGCGTTGGGTTAAAAGCCATCTGTTTCAACAAAAAGGGCGTCTCAAAGCGCAGTTGATGAATGACTTGTATCATGAAACGAATCAACACCTGCAACAGGTAACAACCAAACAGGCCACAGTTTTCACCCTGATGCTAACAGGACACCGACAAGTGGGTAGAACAGCGGAGCAAATTGCAAGACTGCTTCATACCGATCCTTTTTGGGTTGAAGTGGAATTCCAAGCCGTCCTGCATTACATCATGAGCAACCTAGAAAAGGAAGAGTCAAAAGGAACCTACCCAACTCTTTATTCCATATGCCGTGATTTACTGGTACGTCCGAAACTGACGGAAACCACACAGAAAACTTTGAAGCTTCTTAACAAAGGTCTCAGCTTACTGGACATAGCCCAATTAAGACGCCTTAAGGTGAGCACCATTGAGGATCATATTGTTGAGATTGCCTTGCATTCAGAACAATTCTCCATTGAACCTTATATTGAAAAGGAGAAAATAAGTGAAATTGTAAAGGTCATTCAAAAGTTACATACACATCAACTTCGAAGGATTAAAGAAAGATTGACTAATCAGGATATAACCTATTTTCAAATAAGATTGGTTCTGACAAGGATGGGGGATGGCGATGAGTCTAGAAAATCTGTTAAAAGCTAA
- a CDS encoding ferredoxin codes for MAKYTIVDKDTCIACGACGAAAPDIYDYDDEGIAFVTLDDNQGIVEIPDVLEDDMMDAFEGCPTDSIKVADDPFDGDALKFE; via the coding sequence ATGGCAAAATATACGATTGTTGACAAAGATACTTGTATCGCATGTGGTGCTTGTGGAGCTGCTGCTCCGGACATCTATGATTACGATGATGAGGGTATCGCGTTCGTAACACTTGATGACAACCAAGGAATTGTGGAGATTCCTGATGTATTGGAAGATGACATGATGGACGCATTCGAAGGCTGTCCTACTGATTCCATCAAGGTTGCCGACGATCCATTCGACGGCGACGCTTTAAAATTCGAATAG